Proteins from one Bradyrhizobium roseum genomic window:
- a CDS encoding chemotaxis protein CheW: MASRREQTRKKADLSTDSTTFVTPNADALLEDLLVFQLAGELFGLRLDVVAEIIRPPVLAHMPLVPPSLLGLANLRGVVLPVVSVRALRKLPDIAADKSTRVIVVRGDNPVGFVVDGIQGLSAVATERLERDPPGVHPDSSVVLDGAIKGAEGQSPIKLLDPARVLQGQFVRLGVSSTPAEVQSALAKSPSTGTPAKALISLLSFCLGDQEYALPIDRVREIIPLPAHISELPRPETAVLGVVTLRDSLLPLVSLRTLLGLPIGDQQGPRGKVVVMSIGEGMVGIVIDATREILRLDPDLIDPAPTLLTRGDGDAEITSICRLDGGRRLVALLSPDRLFRSELVQRILSEQGASDPGLQPETDTMADEQFIIFRLGDQDYGIPIAAVSEIARPPEQITRLPKSPAFIDGVMNLRGSVVPIVDLRRRFDLNNREQLGSCRILIVAIGGVTAGFLVDSVFKILKVPSDAICPAPELSPEQMRLISRLVNLEASGQLILLVDPAQLLDQVEADLLAEFAHSKLDAPATVP; this comes from the coding sequence ATGGCTAGCAGACGGGAACAGACCCGGAAGAAGGCCGATCTGTCGACCGACAGTACCACGTTCGTCACGCCGAATGCTGACGCGCTACTCGAAGATCTCCTCGTGTTCCAGCTTGCGGGGGAGCTCTTTGGTCTGCGCCTTGACGTCGTTGCAGAAATTATCCGGCCACCGGTTCTTGCCCATATGCCCCTCGTGCCGCCGAGCCTGCTCGGACTGGCCAATCTTCGCGGCGTGGTGCTGCCGGTGGTGAGCGTGCGCGCTCTGCGGAAACTGCCGGACATCGCAGCCGACAAATCGACGCGCGTGATCGTCGTGCGCGGCGATAACCCGGTCGGGTTTGTCGTTGACGGCATCCAAGGTCTGTCGGCCGTTGCCACGGAGCGCCTTGAACGGGACCCTCCGGGCGTTCATCCCGATAGTTCCGTCGTGCTGGACGGTGCCATCAAAGGCGCTGAAGGCCAGAGCCCGATAAAACTGCTGGATCCCGCGCGTGTTTTGCAAGGACAGTTTGTTCGGCTCGGTGTTTCTTCGACGCCGGCCGAAGTCCAGAGTGCGCTCGCCAAAAGTCCGTCAACCGGGACGCCAGCAAAGGCGCTGATCTCGCTATTGAGTTTCTGCCTCGGTGACCAGGAATATGCGTTGCCGATCGACCGCGTGCGGGAGATCATTCCGCTGCCGGCTCACATCTCGGAATTGCCTCGTCCGGAAACCGCCGTGCTGGGGGTGGTGACGCTGCGGGACAGCCTGCTGCCGCTGGTGTCGCTGCGGACATTGCTGGGCCTGCCGATCGGCGATCAACAGGGGCCGCGCGGCAAGGTCGTGGTCATGTCGATCGGCGAAGGCATGGTCGGAATTGTGATTGATGCAACGCGCGAAATTCTTCGGCTCGATCCCGACCTGATCGATCCGGCGCCGACGTTGCTGACCCGCGGGGACGGGGATGCGGAGATTACGTCGATTTGTCGGCTCGACGGCGGACGTCGATTGGTCGCGTTGCTGTCGCCGGACCGGTTGTTTCGGTCGGAGCTTGTTCAGCGTATCCTGAGCGAGCAGGGGGCCAGTGATCCCGGGTTGCAACCGGAAACGGACACTATGGCAGACGAGCAATTCATCATCTTCCGGCTGGGCGATCAGGACTACGGCATTCCCATTGCCGCGGTAAGCGAGATCGCCCGCCCGCCCGAGCAGATCACCCGGTTGCCGAAATCTCCCGCGTTCATCGACGGGGTGATGAACTTGCGCGGCAGCGTCGTGCCGATCGTGGATCTGCGGCGTCGTTTTGATTTGAACAATAGGGAGCAGCTCGGTTCCTGTCGCATTCTGATAGTGGCGATCGGCGGGGTGACCGCGGGATTCCTTGTCGACAGCGTCTTTAAGATTTTGAAAGTACCGAGCGACGCCATTTGCCCGGCGCCAGAACTTTCGCCCGAGCAGATGCGGTTGATCTCGCGCCTGGTCAATCTTGAGGCCAGCGGGCAATTGATCCTGCTGGTCGATCCCGCACAGTTGCTCGATCAGGTCGAGGCCGACCTTCTGGCGGAGTTCGCCCATTCCAAGCTCGATGCACCCGCGACGGTTCCGTGA
- a CDS encoding CheR family methyltransferase — translation MDDSKGGSSRAVHISSEQVQRFCEFLYRRTGMSFAESKRYFIDRRLEDRIAATGSSSFQEYFSLLRTDADQEIEHLINSFTVNETYFYREEHQLRCMTASLLDDIVSRREPGATLRIWSIPCSTGEEPYSIALWLMENWPQVDNYNIEIVGSDIDTRALRAAAEGIYGDRALMRLSRDIIGRYFTSVTGGNHQIDEGLRNSIEFTQANLIDTKDMMQYRDFDLIFCRNVLIYFDDASRRLAAENLYDCLRPGGYICLGHSESMSRISPLFRVSRFPDAIVYQRPEADHG, via the coding sequence ATGGACGATTCAAAGGGAGGATCGTCGCGCGCTGTCCATATTTCGTCGGAACAAGTCCAGCGCTTCTGCGAATTCCTCTACCGTCGTACCGGCATGTCGTTCGCCGAGAGCAAGCGATATTTCATCGATCGGCGCCTTGAGGACCGCATCGCAGCAACCGGCTCATCGTCGTTTCAGGAATATTTCTCGTTGCTGAGAACCGATGCCGATCAGGAGATCGAGCATCTGATCAATTCCTTCACAGTGAACGAAACCTATTTCTACCGCGAAGAACACCAGCTTCGCTGTATGACCGCGAGCCTGCTGGACGACATTGTCAGCCGAAGGGAGCCAGGGGCCACGTTACGGATCTGGTCGATCCCGTGTTCGACGGGGGAGGAACCTTATTCCATCGCACTCTGGCTGATGGAAAACTGGCCGCAGGTGGACAACTACAATATCGAGATCGTCGGGTCGGATATCGATACCCGTGCGCTCAGGGCTGCCGCTGAAGGTATATATGGCGATCGCGCGCTGATGCGGTTATCCCGTGACATCATCGGGCGCTATTTCACGTCGGTTACCGGCGGCAACCATCAGATTGACGAGGGGCTGAGGAACTCCATCGAGTTCACGCAGGCCAATCTGATCGATACCAAGGACATGATGCAGTATCGCGATTTCGATCTCATCTTCTGCCGCAACGTTCTGATATATTTCGACGACGCGTCGCGCCGGCTCGCTGCTGAGAATCTCTATGACTGCTTGCGGCCGGGCGGCTACATCTGTCTCGGTCATTCGGAGAGCATGAGCCGGATCTCCCCGCTGTTTCGCGTATCCCGTTTTCCCGACGCAATCGTCTATCAAAGGCCGGAGGCAGATCATGGCTGA
- a CDS encoding HEAT repeat domain-containing protein produces MPLIRGKNSGASSESSGSPQAALDSPDADSRWMAARAFAGQADAVPALAAALAREPIPRVREAIMTALIRIGNPASIDVLLPYLRSQDAGVRAAAIEALQALPEAIAPFMPPLLSDGDSDVRLLATELARNMEASQATRLLCELIEHEPHPNVCAAAIDVLTEVGTLEALPTLERCAARFAATPFLPFAISVAMSRISGEKS; encoded by the coding sequence GTGCCGCTGATTAGAGGCAAAAACAGCGGAGCAAGCAGCGAGAGTTCTGGCTCGCCGCAGGCCGCGTTGGACAGTCCGGATGCGGATAGCCGCTGGATGGCGGCTCGGGCGTTCGCGGGGCAGGCCGACGCGGTGCCGGCGCTGGCCGCGGCTCTCGCCCGAGAGCCCATCCCGCGCGTGCGCGAAGCCATCATGACCGCGCTGATCCGCATCGGCAATCCCGCTAGCATCGATGTCCTGTTGCCATACCTGCGGTCGCAGGACGCGGGGGTGCGGGCGGCGGCGATCGAGGCGTTGCAGGCGTTGCCCGAAGCTATCGCTCCGTTCATGCCACCATTATTGAGCGACGGCGATTCCGATGTGCGCCTGCTTGCAACCGAACTCGCGCGCAACATGGAGGCCTCCCAGGCCACCCGCCTGCTTTGCGAATTGATCGAGCATGAGCCCCACCCCAACGTCTGCGCGGCCGCGATTGATGTCCTGACCGAGGTTGGAACACTGGAAGCGCTTCCGACGCTGGAGCGGTGTGCGGCGCGCTTTGCTGCGACGCCTTTTCTGCCGTTCGCGATTTCGGTGGCGATGAGCCGCATATCGGGCGAAAAGAGCTAG
- a CDS encoding methyl-accepting chemotaxis protein, which produces MLDGGEPVVSKNLAASGPRTLMKTSELGAGKRDARRLVPQSASKPTAPSMRRGKPAPTKISGNRQQKIEERIAAATEELAAGLTEAASAAEELRRSMEQIASGAEEAASAAQETLAVATNTAATLVQARNRAEGARRRTEAVESLLLETSSQIGTWAGNIKHNGERQAGTVDIMAQLSSQAASIGDVTKTVSHVSDQTNLLALNAAIEAARAGDHGRGFAVVADEVRALAETSEKSAQDVQSLAAQIESQVGSMASIIKTAAAAATGEAQKSQTVILALGELRREVGALAEGSQSIAVATLEAESAAREAQKGAEIISAAAEEQAAAAAEALRSVEQQAGVLDESQVASRSLSVLATDLKMSSTSADQLASAAEQLSTAVQEMSGSAAQIMTAVDQISRGAQQQAAATEQASAAMSQVEKTALSFRESAVASMERTQRMDAMLGECRLHIADLSQGVARSIDTTRQSLDMIAGLENMSAAIDKIVDGISMVSIQTNMLAVNGSVEAARAGEFGKGFAVVSKDIRSLARDSSENAARIKETVRAIQGQVAAVRRELERVIGSAETENQKADAVLAGFEIVQKDVAQIAAGNEQIGTSAEAILASMKDVGQSARQVASVAEEAAGASAQAAAAAKQQARGTEDLAAAIEEIASLAQTIQLRNG; this is translated from the coding sequence GTGCTCGACGGGGGCGAGCCAGTCGTCTCCAAAAATCTCGCGGCCAGTGGCCCGAGAACCCTGATGAAGACTTCCGAACTAGGGGCAGGCAAGCGGGATGCGCGTCGCCTCGTGCCGCAGTCAGCTTCGAAACCAACAGCGCCTTCGATGCGCCGCGGCAAGCCCGCGCCAACCAAGATATCGGGCAACCGGCAACAGAAAATCGAAGAGCGGATCGCTGCAGCAACGGAGGAACTCGCGGCGGGACTGACCGAGGCAGCCTCGGCCGCCGAGGAGCTGCGCCGTTCGATGGAGCAGATCGCCAGCGGCGCGGAGGAAGCTGCCAGTGCGGCCCAGGAAACCCTGGCGGTGGCCACCAACACGGCAGCGACGCTCGTTCAAGCGCGCAATCGCGCCGAAGGGGCGCGTCGGCGAACCGAGGCTGTCGAATCGCTGCTGCTCGAGACGTCGAGCCAGATTGGAACGTGGGCCGGCAATATCAAGCACAATGGAGAGCGTCAGGCCGGCACCGTGGACATCATGGCGCAGCTAAGCAGCCAGGCGGCGAGCATCGGCGATGTCACCAAGACCGTCAGTCACGTTTCCGATCAGACCAACTTGCTCGCGCTGAATGCCGCGATCGAGGCTGCGCGTGCCGGCGACCATGGTCGCGGTTTTGCGGTCGTCGCCGACGAAGTCCGCGCACTGGCAGAAACCTCGGAAAAGAGCGCGCAGGACGTGCAAAGCCTCGCGGCGCAAATCGAATCGCAAGTAGGGTCGATGGCGTCGATCATCAAGACGGCGGCTGCGGCAGCAACCGGGGAGGCGCAAAAGAGCCAGACCGTGATTCTGGCCCTGGGCGAGCTTCGCAGGGAAGTCGGCGCTTTGGCCGAAGGCAGCCAATCCATTGCCGTGGCGACACTGGAAGCTGAATCGGCCGCTCGCGAAGCGCAGAAGGGCGCAGAGATTATCTCTGCTGCCGCCGAAGAACAGGCTGCCGCGGCGGCGGAAGCGCTCCGCAGCGTCGAGCAGCAGGCTGGCGTACTCGACGAGAGCCAGGTCGCATCCCGTTCCCTGTCCGTGCTTGCGACCGACCTCAAGATGTCTTCGACCAGCGCCGATCAGCTTGCCTCGGCGGCCGAGCAGCTTTCCACCGCCGTTCAGGAAATGTCGGGATCGGCCGCCCAGATCATGACAGCGGTCGATCAGATCAGCCGCGGAGCGCAACAGCAGGCCGCGGCCACCGAGCAAGCCAGTGCTGCGATGAGCCAGGTCGAAAAGACCGCCCTGTCGTTCCGCGAGAGTGCAGTCGCATCAATGGAGCGCACGCAGCGGATGGACGCCATGCTCGGCGAATGCCGCCTGCACATCGCCGACTTGTCGCAAGGTGTCGCGCGATCGATCGATACGACGCGTCAGAGCCTCGATATGATTGCCGGACTTGAAAACATGAGTGCTGCTATCGACAAGATTGTTGATGGGATCAGCATGGTTTCGATCCAGACCAACATGTTGGCTGTCAACGGCTCGGTGGAAGCCGCGCGAGCTGGTGAGTTCGGCAAGGGGTTTGCCGTCGTATCAAAGGACATCCGCAGCCTCGCGCGCGACTCCAGTGAGAACGCCGCGCGCATCAAGGAAACGGTTCGCGCGATCCAGGGCCAGGTCGCGGCTGTGCGTCGCGAGTTGGAGCGCGTGATCGGTAGCGCCGAGACGGAAAACCAGAAGGCCGATGCGGTGCTCGCCGGCTTCGAGATCGTGCAAAAGGACGTCGCCCAGATTGCCGCCGGCAACGAGCAGATCGGGACCAGCGCCGAGGCCATCCTCGCTTCGATGAAGGACGTCGGTCAAAGTGCGCGCCAGGTCGCCTCGGTGGCCGAGGAAGCCGCCGGCGCGTCAGCGCAGGCCGCCGCCGCTGCCAAACAGCAGGCGAGGGGAACGGAAGATCTCGCTGCGGCTATCGAGGAGATCGCCTCGCTCGCCCAAACCATTCAGCTTCGCAATGGCTAG
- the cheB gene encoding chemotaxis-specific protein-glutamate methyltransferase CheB, with product MIRLLIADDSALMRKLLEGIFAAEGDFDIRTARDGNEALELVRTFDPQVVTLDVQMPGMDGLTCLSRIMIEAPRPVVMISSLTADGAEATLEAIELGAVDFIAKPGGAVSLEIDRLRPLLVEKVRAASSARIRRTLRLTERVRHQMSGSGLASRPPASRALSPSSAKTTKAAMKRGSAVPPGLVLVGTSTGGPAALDTVLPQLPADFPWPVLVAQHLPASFTGPFARRLDRECHLDVVEVNKPMPLRPGTIYIGKGDADVMVAPRVSGVIAMPVPAKASYVWHPSVERMVASALDHLEASRLVGVMMTGMGNDGAEAMKRLRMTGGRTIAEAESSAIVWGMPGELVKNGGAEKVRPLEDIAETIIEMVNSCAAD from the coding sequence GTGATCCGGCTCCTGATCGCTGACGACTCGGCCCTGATGCGGAAGCTGCTCGAAGGCATCTTCGCCGCAGAAGGTGATTTCGACATCCGCACGGCGCGTGACGGCAACGAAGCCCTCGAACTTGTTCGCACTTTCGATCCGCAGGTCGTGACGCTCGATGTGCAGATGCCCGGCATGGACGGCTTGACGTGCCTTAGCCGTATCATGATCGAGGCGCCGCGGCCGGTCGTGATGATTTCCTCGCTGACAGCGGACGGCGCGGAAGCGACGCTAGAAGCGATCGAACTCGGCGCGGTCGATTTCATCGCCAAGCCGGGCGGCGCGGTTTCACTGGAAATCGATCGCTTGCGACCCCTGCTGGTGGAAAAAGTACGCGCCGCATCCAGCGCCCGGATCCGGCGCACCCTGCGGCTGACTGAACGCGTTCGTCATCAAATGAGCGGTTCCGGGCTGGCCTCGCGTCCCCCCGCCAGCCGCGCCTTGTCACCATCGAGCGCGAAGACCACGAAAGCCGCGATGAAACGCGGGAGTGCAGTGCCCCCTGGACTCGTGCTGGTTGGTACCTCGACCGGCGGCCCGGCGGCGCTCGATACCGTGCTGCCGCAACTGCCGGCGGACTTCCCTTGGCCGGTTCTCGTCGCCCAGCATTTGCCTGCGAGTTTTACCGGTCCCTTTGCCAGACGACTTGACCGGGAATGCCATCTCGACGTCGTCGAGGTCAACAAGCCGATGCCCCTGAGGCCCGGTACCATCTACATCGGAAAGGGCGATGCCGACGTCATGGTCGCGCCTCGGGTGTCCGGCGTCATCGCGATGCCGGTGCCGGCCAAGGCCAGCTATGTATGGCATCCGAGCGTGGAACGCATGGTGGCCAGTGCGCTTGATCATCTCGAAGCCTCTCGCCTGGTCGGGGTCATGATGACCGGAATGGGCAATGATGGCGCCGAGGCGATGAAACGCCTGCGGATGACCGGAGGGCGTACCATCGCTGAAGCCGAGTCGAGCGCCATCGTCTGGGGCATGCCGGGTGAACTGGTAAAGAACGGTGGTGCCGAAAAGGTGCGACCGCTGGAAGACATTGCCGAAACGATCATTGAAATGGTGAATTCCTGTGCCGCTGATTAG